The genomic window GTATGGCATCCTGCGTTCTGATGACGCCGGCAAAACCTGGACTGATTTGAAACTGCTGACAGCGCCGGGCAGTGTGAATATTTACAGTTTGGCCGTAAATCCGAAGAATCAGTTGGAAATTTATTATACCGGCACGATTTTGAGCGACAGCAATGCCAATGTGCGATCCACTCTGTATAAAACAACCGACGGCGGTAAAAATTGGGTGACTAAAAATTTGCCGACCAATACGATTCCGGTTGATATGTTGATTCAGCCGGCCAATGGCAAAATGCTCTTTGTCGGGTTTACTACTCCTTAATCTAAAACTTATGCAAATAAATGATTTTAAAGGGGACTTTGAGAAGGCGGTTGAATTTCTGAAAAATGATATTTCCGGTCTGCGCACCGGCCGGGCGTCTTCGGCGATTGTTGAAGACGTCATGGTTGAGGCCTATGGCACCAAACAGACGCTCAAATCCGTGGCGTCCATAAACATTCCCGATTCCAAAACCGTAAACATTGACCCTTGGGACAAGGCGCTTTTGGCGGCAGTGGAAAAAGGCATCCGCGATTCCGGGCTGGGGTTAAATCCGGTCAATACCGGCAGTCAAATCAGGTTATTTTTACCGGAACTGACCACTGAACGCCGGCAGGAACTTATAAAAGTTTTACACCAAAAATTAGAAGCCGCCCGCATTTCCATACGTAAAAACAGGGAAGACGTGAAAGAAATGATTAAGGCCGCCGAAGACGGCGGTGAAATCGGCGAGGATGAAAAGTACCGCCTGCAGGAAGAGTTGGAAAAAATGGTGGGAGAATATAATGAAAAAGTTAAAGAAATTGGAGAAAAGAAAGAAGCGGAAATAAATGCGATATAAAGCGAAAACCGAACAAACCCTCTTGACCAAAGAGGGTCTTAAATTTATAATGTATATACCTTCATAAAATATACCTACTATGCCAAAAGACATGGAAAAAATTGTATCTCTAGCCAAGAGACGAGGTTTCGTGTTCCCGGGAAGCGAGATTTACGGCGGTTTGGCCAATAGCTGGGATTATGGCCCGGTTGGACACTTGCTAAAGCAAAACATCAAAAAGGCCTGGTGGAAGTTTTTTGTACAGGAAAGAGAGGATATGGTGCCGCTTGACTCGGCCATTATTATGAACCCAAAGGCCTGGGAGGCCTCGGGTCATTTGCAGAATTTCAGCGATGAATTGGTGGAATGCAAAAAATGCCACCATCGTTTTAGGGCTGACCATTTGTTGGAGACAATTAGCGCCAAACCGGGTTATGATAAAGAAAAAATAAAAACCATATCAGAAGTGAAATGCCCTGATTGCGGGGGATCGCTCACTACTCCAAAAAGTTTTAATTTAATGTTTAAAACATTTTTAGGCACCACCGAAGATAATTCTACCGTGGCCTATTTGCGTCCGGAAACCGCCGGCGGTATGTTTGTTAATTTTAAAAACATTCAATCAGTTACCCGCCGCCGCTTGCCGTTTGGCATCGCCCAAATCGGCAAATGTTTCAGAAATGAAATCACTCCGGGCAATTTCATTTTTCGCACCCGCGAATTTGAAATCGGAGAATTTGAATATTTTATTAATCCCAAGGACTGGAAAAAAATATTTGAAAT from Patescibacteria group bacterium includes these protein-coding regions:
- the frr gene encoding ribosome recycling factor, giving the protein MQINDFKGDFEKAVEFLKNDISGLRTGRASSAIVEDVMVEAYGTKQTLKSVASINIPDSKTVNIDPWDKALLAAVEKGIRDSGLGLNPVNTGSQIRLFLPELTTERRQELIKVLHQKLEAARISIRKNREDVKEMIKAAEDGGEIGEDEKYRLQEELEKMVGEYNEKVKEIGEKKEAEINAI